The Glycine soja cultivar W05 chromosome 3, ASM419377v2, whole genome shotgun sequence genome window below encodes:
- the LOC114405268 gene encoding CRIB domain-containing protein RIC5-like, which yields MSNNNKVKGLLKGLRFISQIFDTDEKDSEIQISNPTDVRHVGHIGLDGHDGPSENDPSWMNEFKPDDSVQRTSQDSNEFPKSSKRQTKSMGNIRESHAKEKSDRRPRPHKKSSKTNSDQNDSCNGDTDSLQQQQGNDFPPKKSRPKMSKDGSNNVGGDSSKTRSKPHHHHHHHSRNSYSNNNQEGHARHSSKTRTTHGSFEEDAHSRNKHGSFEEEEQFQRRSCENILKSYPN from the exons atGTCCAACAACAATAAGGTGAAGGGCCTCCTTAAAGGCCTAAGATTCATTTCTCAGATATTCG ATACCGATGAAAAAGACTCAGAAATTCAGATTAGTAATCCCACAGATGTAAGGCATGTGGGGCATATTGGATTGGATGGTCACGATGGTCCCTCTGAAAATGATCCCAGCTGG ATGAACGAGTTTAAACCCGATGATTCAGTCCAAAGGACCTCTCAAG ATTCAAATGAGTTTCCCAAATCATCTAAGCGGCAAACAAAATCAATGGGGAACATAAGAGAGTCTCATGCAAAGGAAAAATCAGACAGGAGGCCAAGGCCACATAAAAAGTCATCCAAAACTAATTCAGACCAAAATGATTCATGCAATGGGGACACGGATTCACTCCAACAACAACAAGGGAATGATTTTCCACCTAAAAAGTCTCGTCCCAAGATGTCAAAAGATGGTTCCAAtaatgttggtggtgactcaTCCAAAACCAGATCAAaacctcatcatcatcatcatcatcattctaGAAACTCATACTCCAATAATAATCAAGAAGGCCATGCTAGACACAGTTCCAAGACTAGGACCACACACGGGTCCTTTGAAGAAGATGCACATTCTAGGAACAAACACGGGTcctttgaagaagaagaacaatttCAAAGACGCTCTTGTGAAAATATACTGAAAAGTTACCCAAATTAG
- the LOC114406940 gene encoding glutathione gamma-glutamylcysteinyltransferase 1-like has product MATAGLYRRLLPCPPAVEFASSQGKQLFLESIQNGTMEGFYKLVSYFQTQSEPAFCGLASLSMVLNALAIDPGRKWKGPWRWFDESMLDCCEPLETVKARGITFGKLVCLAHCAGAKVEAFHATHSSIDDFRKYVKKCSMSDDCHVISSYHRAALKQTGIGHFSPIGGYHVGRDMALILDVARFKYPPHWIPLKLLWEGMNYIDEDTGQSRGFMLVSRPHREPGLLYTLSCKHESWINIAKFLMDDVPLLLKSEDVKDILQVVSIIAASLPSNFEEFIKWIAEIRRREDGGPSLSAEEKARLAIKEEVLKQVQETGLFKHVASFLSSSCSRQQVSGDGDTLPIIAASVCCQGAEILGGKPSSAGYCCRETCLKCLKAEDDKPITMVSGTVVNGNSEQGVDVLIPSSSEKLCCICSKSKYIRVHPASTDVLTVLLLSLPSTTWAGITDEQLLAEIHDLVSIENLPTLLQEEVLHLRRQLHLLKRCQEGKVDEDLGAPLS; this is encoded by the exons ATGGCGACGGCGGGGTTGTATCGGCGCCTTCTTCCTTGCCCCCCCGCCGTCGAGTTTGCTTCCTCACAAGGCAAG CAACTATTTCTTGAATCCATTCAGAATGGAACCATGGAAGGCTTCTACAAGTTGGTTTCCTATTTCCAAACGCAATCCGAGCCCGCCTTTTGCGGCCTCGCTAGCCTGTCCATGGTCCTCAATGCTCTTGCCATTGATCCTGGCAGAAAATGGAAAG GACCTTGGAGATGGTTTGATGAATCTATGTTGGACTGCTGTGAGCCTCTAGAAACAGTCAAGGCTAGAGGCATCACGTTCGGGAAGCTTGTGTGTTTGGCTCATTGTGCCGGAGCAAAAGTTGAAGCCTTTCATGCTACACATAGCAGCATCGATGATTTTCGTAAATATGTCAAGAAATGTTCCATGTCCGATGACTGTCACGTAATCTCATCGTACCACCGAGCTGCCCTCAAACAA ACGGGAATTGGCCACTTTTCTCCGATTGGAGGGTATCATGTTGGAAGGGACATGGCACTTATTTTGGACGTTGCACGATTTAAGTATCCTCCCCATTGGATCCCACTTAAACTTCTTTGGGAAGGCATGAATTACATCGATGAGGATACTGGACAATCTAGGGG GTTCATGCTTGTATCAAGGCCTCACAGGGAACCTGGATTGCTTTATACTctg AGCTGCAAACATGAGAGTTGGATTAATATTGCAAAATTCCTAATGGATGATGTTCCTCTTCTGTTAAAATCAGAGGATGTGAAAGACatccttcaggttgtttcaatTATAGCCGCTTCACTGCCATCTAATTTTGAAGAATTCATCAAGTGGATTGCTGAGATCAGGAGGCGAGAGGATGGTGGTCCAAGTTTAAGCGCAGAGGAGAAAGCAAGGCTTGCTATCAAG GAAGAGGTATTGAAACAGGTGCAGGAGACTGGGCTTTTCAAACATGTGGCTTCCTTTTTGTCAAGTTCTTGCAGCAGGCAACAAGTATCAGGTGATGGGGACACGTTACCTATCATTGCTGCAAGTGTTTGTTGCCAAGGAGCAGAAATTTTAGGTGGGAAACCTAGCTCAGCAGGGTATTGCTGTCGAGAAACATGTCTGAAATGCTTGAAAGCTGAAGATGACAAGCCAATAACAATGGTTTCAGGGACTGTGGTAAATGGTAACAGCGAGCAAGGGGTTGATGTTTTGATTCCTTCATCATCTGAGAAATTATGTTGCATTTGCTCTAAAAGTAAGTACATAAGGGTGCACCCAGCTAGCACTGATGTGCTAACAGTGCTTCTGCTGTCCTTACCATCTACAACTTGGGCTGGCATCACAGATGAGCAGCTTTTGGCCGAAATACACGATCTTGTTTCAATTGAAAATCTTCCTACTTTGCTTCAGGAAGAG GTTCTGCACTTGAGACGTCAGCTACACCTTCTCAAGAGATGTCAAGAGGGTAAGGTAGACGAGGATCTTGGTGCTCCTCTCTCTTGA
- the LOC114406941 gene encoding glutathione gamma-glutamylcysteinyltransferase 3-like isoform X2, with amino-acid sequence MASPGLYRRVLPSPSIEFASPEGKKLFGEALERGTMQGFFKLISYYQTQSEPAYCGLATLSVVLNALAIDPGRKWKGPWRWFDESMLDCCEPLAKVKLEGITFGKVACLARCNGAKVEAFRSDQSSVDDFRNRVISCSSSEDCHVIVSYHRTPLNQTGIGHFSPVGGYHAERDMVLVLDVARFKYPPHWVPLTLLWEGMSTIDQATRLRRGYMIISRLNRAPSILYTVSCRHEGWSSVAKFLTEDVPQLLKSEDLKDIQEVLSLAFKSPPSELRGLITWIAEVRRQEDGNLTLSEEEKGRLAIKADILEQIRTTGLFKHVTRWLDSESSCCNTLANLGDKDMLPALAASVCCQAADLLTVCGRLGLSGGKCCSQIDVKHLNADSENPVTLVSGIVTTGGGSEQGVDVLVPLCQREPSRLCLSNEGHCIGMHPSTADVLTVLLLALPLHTWSGIKEEKLRVEALSLLATEDLPPLLQEEVLFLRDQLHFLMTDISAPSPS; translated from the exons ATGGCAAGTCCAGGTTTATACCGCAGAGTGCTCCCATCTCCTTCAATCGAGTTCGCTTCGCCGGAAGGGAAG AAGCTGTTCGGTGAAGCGCTTGAGCGAGGAACCATGCAAGGCTTCTTCAAGCTAATTTCATACTACCAGACACAGTCAGAGCCTGCATACTGTGGCCTCGCCACTCTTTCCGTTGTCCTCAATGCCCTTGCCATTGACCCTGGAAGGAAATGGAAAG GTCCTTGGAGATGGTTTGACGAGTCCATGTTGGATTGCTGTGAGCCTTTGGCCAAGGTTAAATTGGAAGGCATTACGTTCGGTAAAGTTGCATGCTTGGCTCGATGTAATGGAGCTAAGGTTGAAGCCTTTCGATCGGATCAAAGCTCTGTTGATGATTTTCGCAACCGTGTGATTTCGTGCTCTTCTTCTGAGGATTGTCATGTGATTGTGTCTTACCACAGGACACCCCTCAATCAG ACTGGAATTGGCCATTTTTCACCAGTTGGAGGATATCATGCTGAGAGAGATATGGTCCTTGTTTTGGATGTCGCTCGTTTCAAGTATCCGCCTCACTGGGTTCCCCTTACCCTTCTCTGGGAAGGCATGAGCACCATTGATCAAGCAACCAGACTTCGTAGGGG GTACATGATTATTTCGAGGCTTAACAGAGCACCATCTATACTTTATACTGTG AGTTGTAGACATGAAGGTTGGAGCAGTGTTGCCAAATTTCTAACCGAAGATGTCCCTCAACTTCTAAAGTCAGAGGATCTAAAAGACATTCAGGAAGTactctctcttgcttttaaatctCCTCCCAGTGAATTGAGAGGGTTAATAACATGGATTGCTGAAGTTCGCAGGCAAGAAGATGGGAATCTCACACTGAGTGAGGAGGAGAAAGGAAGGCTAGCTATCAAG GCTGACATACTGGAACAGATTCGAACAACTGGACTCTTCAAACACGTGACAAGGTGGTTGGATTCTGAAAGTTCATGTTGTAATACTTTAGCAAACCTTGGTGACAAAGATATGTTACCAGCACTTGCTGCCAGTGTTTGTTGCCAAGCGGCAGATCTTTTGACTGTTTGTGGTAGGCTAGGTTTGTCAGGTGGAAAATGCTGTAGTCAAATAGATGTAAAACATCTGAATGCTGATAGTGAAAATCCAGTAACATTAGTTTCAGGAATTGTTACAACTGGTGGTGGTAGTGAACAAGGAGTTGATGTGTTGGTCCCTTTGTGTCAAAGGGAACCAAGTAGGTTGTGTCTTTCTAATGAAGGTCACTGCATTGGCATGCACCCGTCTACTGCAGATGTCTTAACGGTGCTTTTATTGGCCTTGCCCTTGCATACGTGGTCTGGCATTAAAGAAGAAAAGCTGCGTGTGGAAGCTTTGAGCCTTCTAGCAACAGAAGATCTCCCTCCCCTACTTCAGGAAGAG
- the LOC114406941 gene encoding glutathione gamma-glutamylcysteinyltransferase 3-like isoform X1, with translation MPLPLTLEGNGKLIGPWRWFDESMLDCCEPLAKVKLEGITFGKVACLARCNGAKVEAFRSDQSSVDDFRNRVISCSSSEDCHVIVSYHRTPLNQTGIGHFSPVGGYHAERDMVLVLDVARFKYPPHWVPLTLLWEGMSTIDQATRLRRGYMIISRLNRAPSILYTVSCRHEGWSSVAKFLTEDVPQLLKSEDLKDIQEVLSLAFKSPPSELRGLITWIAEVRRQEDGNLTLSEEEKGRLAIKADILEQIRTTGLFKHVTRWLDSESSCCNTLANLGDKDMLPALAASVCCQAADLLTVCGRLGLSGGKCCSQIDVKHLNADSENPVTLVSGIVTTGGGSEQGVDVLVPLCQREPSRLCLSNEGHCIGMHPSTADVLTVLLLALPLHTWSGIKEEKLRVEALSLLATEDLPPLLQEEVLFLRDQLHFLMTDISAPSPS, from the exons ATGCCCTTGCCATTGACCCTGGAAGGAAATGGAAAG TTAATAGGTCCTTGGAGATGGTTTGACGAGTCCATGTTGGATTGCTGTGAGCCTTTGGCCAAGGTTAAATTGGAAGGCATTACGTTCGGTAAAGTTGCATGCTTGGCTCGATGTAATGGAGCTAAGGTTGAAGCCTTTCGATCGGATCAAAGCTCTGTTGATGATTTTCGCAACCGTGTGATTTCGTGCTCTTCTTCTGAGGATTGTCATGTGATTGTGTCTTACCACAGGACACCCCTCAATCAG ACTGGAATTGGCCATTTTTCACCAGTTGGAGGATATCATGCTGAGAGAGATATGGTCCTTGTTTTGGATGTCGCTCGTTTCAAGTATCCGCCTCACTGGGTTCCCCTTACCCTTCTCTGGGAAGGCATGAGCACCATTGATCAAGCAACCAGACTTCGTAGGGG GTACATGATTATTTCGAGGCTTAACAGAGCACCATCTATACTTTATACTGTG AGTTGTAGACATGAAGGTTGGAGCAGTGTTGCCAAATTTCTAACCGAAGATGTCCCTCAACTTCTAAAGTCAGAGGATCTAAAAGACATTCAGGAAGTactctctcttgcttttaaatctCCTCCCAGTGAATTGAGAGGGTTAATAACATGGATTGCTGAAGTTCGCAGGCAAGAAGATGGGAATCTCACACTGAGTGAGGAGGAGAAAGGAAGGCTAGCTATCAAG GCTGACATACTGGAACAGATTCGAACAACTGGACTCTTCAAACACGTGACAAGGTGGTTGGATTCTGAAAGTTCATGTTGTAATACTTTAGCAAACCTTGGTGACAAAGATATGTTACCAGCACTTGCTGCCAGTGTTTGTTGCCAAGCGGCAGATCTTTTGACTGTTTGTGGTAGGCTAGGTTTGTCAGGTGGAAAATGCTGTAGTCAAATAGATGTAAAACATCTGAATGCTGATAGTGAAAATCCAGTAACATTAGTTTCAGGAATTGTTACAACTGGTGGTGGTAGTGAACAAGGAGTTGATGTGTTGGTCCCTTTGTGTCAAAGGGAACCAAGTAGGTTGTGTCTTTCTAATGAAGGTCACTGCATTGGCATGCACCCGTCTACTGCAGATGTCTTAACGGTGCTTTTATTGGCCTTGCCCTTGCATACGTGGTCTGGCATTAAAGAAGAAAAGCTGCGTGTGGAAGCTTTGAGCCTTCTAGCAACAGAAGATCTCCCTCCCCTACTTCAGGAAGAG